The Geobacter sp. AOG2 genome includes a window with the following:
- the fdhE gene encoding formate dehydrogenase accessory protein FdhE: MSMADRILKPGEIEAPAGEIRFLFLPGRDLFARRAERFRLLAPGHSLGGYLGFLALLADAQQEALDGFPPLPPPTLEEQTLCREQGMPLLDARLRSRNRAWREGLALILRRMAVAEVPTAARETAAGLLCAAESRLEEMADWILAGESAAVPPQESPFIAAALQVYWVHMATALGEHVFVRLEAGGVCPVCGSAPASGVVHAHGSEQGLRYLSCSLCATQWHMVRLKCSSCEATEGIAYYSLEGTNGAVKAESCPDCNTYLKLLYLDKDNRMEATADDLATLALDMLMDEAGKARSGPNLYLHPGGEVEEG, translated from the coding sequence ATGAGCATGGCAGACCGCATCCTCAAACCGGGGGAGATCGAGGCCCCGGCCGGTGAGATCCGCTTCCTGTTCCTCCCCGGCCGCGACCTGTTCGCCCGCCGTGCCGAACGTTTCCGGCTCCTTGCCCCCGGCCACAGCCTGGGGGGATACCTGGGTTTCCTGGCGCTGTTGGCCGATGCGCAACAGGAGGCCTTGGACGGCTTCCCCCCCCTGCCCCCTCCCACCCTGGAAGAACAGACGCTGTGCCGCGAACAGGGCATGCCGCTCCTGGACGCCCGGCTCCGGTCCCGGAACCGGGCCTGGCGGGAGGGCCTGGCGCTGATCCTGCGCCGCATGGCCGTGGCGGAGGTGCCGACGGCTGCCCGCGAAACTGCGGCCGGCCTGTTGTGTGCGGCTGAAAGCAGGCTGGAGGAGATGGCGGACTGGATACTGGCGGGCGAATCGGCCGCCGTCCCTCCCCAAGAGTCTCCCTTTATCGCCGCCGCCCTCCAGGTCTATTGGGTGCACATGGCAACGGCCCTGGGGGAACACGTCTTTGTCCGGCTGGAAGCGGGCGGGGTCTGCCCGGTGTGCGGTTCGGCCCCGGCCAGCGGCGTCGTCCACGCCCACGGCTCGGAGCAGGGTTTGCGCTATCTCTCCTGCTCCCTCTGCGCCACCCAGTGGCACATGGTCCGGCTCAAATGCAGCAGTTGCGAGGCCACCGAGGGGATCGCCTACTACAGCCTGGAGGGGACGAACGGCGCGGTCAAGGCGGAAAGCTGCCCGGACTGCAACACCTACCTGAAGCTGTTGTACCTGGACAAGGACAACCGGATGGAGGCCACGGCCGACGACCTGGCCACCCTGGCGTTGGATATGCTCATGGACGAGGCGGGCAAGGCACGGAGCGGTCCCAATCTGTACCTCCATCCCGGCGGCGAGGTGGAGGAGGGCTGA
- a CDS encoding formate dehydrogenase subunit gamma: protein MIRDPEKLDRYTAPERVNHWLVALTFILLALSGLVLFHPFFFPLSQVFGGGVWTRILHPFIGVALIIFFGSMFFRFRKLCIMSPGDWEWLRHSREMMSGDDRNMPEAGKLNGGQKLLFWLLVACMALLVLSGVVIWRAYFTHLFPVGLVRFAAIVHAAAGAGIIALIIGHIYLAIWTKESIGAMLYGKVRRAWAKQHHPAWFREMTGGRK, encoded by the coding sequence ATGATACGAGATCCTGAAAAATTAGACCGTTATACGGCCCCCGAGCGGGTCAACCACTGGCTGGTGGCGCTGACCTTCATCCTGCTGGCCCTCTCCGGCCTGGTGCTGTTCCACCCGTTCTTCTTCCCCCTGAGCCAGGTGTTCGGCGGCGGCGTCTGGACGCGCATCCTCCATCCCTTCATCGGGGTGGCGTTGATCATCTTCTTCGGCAGCATGTTCTTCCGGTTCCGGAAGTTGTGCATCATGTCGCCCGGCGATTGGGAGTGGCTGCGCCATAGCCGGGAGATGATGAGCGGCGACGACCGGAACATGCCGGAGGCGGGCAAGCTGAACGGCGGCCAGAAGTTGCTCTTCTGGCTGCTGGTGGCCTGCATGGCGCTGCTCGTCCTGTCCGGCGTCGTCATCTGGCGCGCCTACTTCACCCACCTGTTCCCGGTGGGCCTGGTCCGGTTCGCCGCCATCGTGCACGCCGCCGCGGGAGCGGGGATCATCGCCCTGATCATCGGGCACATCTACCTGGCCATCTGGACCAAGGAGAGCATCGGCGCCATGCTGTACGGCAAGGTCCGGCGCGCCTGGGCGAAACAGCATCATCCGGCATGGTTCCGGGAGATGACCGGAGGGCGTAAATGA
- the fdxH gene encoding formate dehydrogenase subunit beta translates to MALQSLDITRRSATTTPSPGQRRTMEVTKLIDVTKCIGCKACQVACMEWNDLRDEIGTCHGVLDNPMDLTENSWTVMRYAEVELEPGKLEWLIRKDGCMHCGNPGCLKACPAPGAIVQYSNGIVDFHEENCIGCGYCITGCPFNIPRLSQKDSKVYKCTLCSDRVAVGLEPACVKTCPTGAIVFGSKEDMLHHAEERIADLKARGFAKAGIYDPKGVDGTHVIYVLHHADKPEIYSGLPKEPSIGAMVEVWKGAAKPLASLALGAIAAGAFFHYVTTGPNEVSEEIEKECKDDTRS, encoded by the coding sequence ATGGCACTGCAATCACTTGACATCACCCGCCGTTCCGCCACCACCACCCCTTCGCCGGGCCAGCGCCGGACCATGGAGGTGACCAAGCTGATCGACGTCACCAAATGCATCGGCTGCAAGGCCTGCCAGGTGGCGTGCATGGAGTGGAACGACCTGAGGGACGAAATCGGCACCTGCCACGGTGTTCTCGACAACCCCATGGACCTCACCGAGAACTCCTGGACCGTCATGCGCTACGCCGAGGTGGAACTGGAACCGGGGAAACTGGAGTGGCTGATCCGCAAGGACGGCTGCATGCACTGCGGCAACCCCGGCTGCCTCAAGGCCTGCCCGGCGCCCGGCGCCATCGTCCAGTACAGTAACGGCATTGTGGATTTCCACGAGGAAAACTGCATCGGCTGCGGCTACTGCATCACCGGCTGCCCGTTCAACATCCCCCGCCTGTCCCAAAAGGACAGCAAGGTCTACAAGTGCACCCTCTGCTCCGACCGGGTGGCGGTGGGGTTGGAACCGGCCTGCGTCAAGACCTGCCCCACCGGCGCCATCGTCTTCGGCTCCAAGGAAGACATGCTCCACCACGCCGAGGAACGTATCGCGGACCTGAAGGCGCGGGGCTTCGCCAAGGCGGGGATCTACGACCCCAAAGGGGTGGACGGCACCCACGTGATCTACGTGCTGCACCACGCCGACAAGCCGGAGATCTACAGCGGCCTTCCCAAGGAGCCCTCCATCGGCGCCATGGTCGAGGTATGGAAAGGGGCCGCCAAACCGCTGGCTTCCCTGGCCCTCGGCGCGATCGCCGCGGGAGCCTTTTTCCACTACGTGACCACGGGGCCCAACGAGGTTTCGGAAGAGATCGAGAAGGAGTGCAAGGATGATACGAGATCCTGA